One Drosophila subobscura isolate 14011-0131.10 chromosome U, UCBerk_Dsub_1.0, whole genome shotgun sequence DNA window includes the following coding sequences:
- the LOC117901443 gene encoding protein phosphatase 1 regulatory subunit 14B, with protein sequence MQCGLEMNDCERSPNRTNLRVNFNEKGAEVKERREKFLTAKYGSHQMSLIRKRLAVEMWLYDELQKLFDPPSEAIDVDIDEILDMDTDDIRRSHLIRLLSVCKRPQSDISKFISDLLDRAKTL encoded by the exons ATGCAGTGCGGCCTGGAGATGAATGACTGTGAGCGATCCCCCAATCGCACAAATTTACGCGTCAACTTCAACGAGAAGGGTGCGGAGGTGAAGGAGCGCAGGGAGAAGTTCCTCACTGCCAAATATGGATCACATCAAATGAGTCTCATCCGCAAGCGCCTCGCTGTGGAGATGTGGCTCTACGATGAGTTGCAGAAGCTCTTCGATCCACCG AGCGAAGCCATTGATGTGGACATTGACGAGATATTGGACATGGACACAGACGACATAAGGAGATCTCATCTTATA AGATTATTATCAGTCTGCAAGCGCCCGCAATCGGACATATCCAAGTTCATCAGCGACCTGCTGGATCGCGCAAAGACGCTGTAA